Sequence from the Falsibacillus albus genome:
CCAGAAAATGGATGGTGCCTGTCACCCTTTATTAAAAATCACTCTTTTTCTTTATAGTGCTTCCACATTTTTTGGTTTGAAACGGGGAAGGTGTATTTCTGCATTTCTTCCTCGGTGACAAGCTTCAATGTTTCGGATTGTGGAATGTCACCGCCCACTTCTCCCGCATATACTTCAATATTCCAGGTTAAATGGGAGAATACGTGGTCAAGTTTTGCGAACGCCCCGTTTTCAAGCTTGGCATCCTCACTGTATTCTTTCTGCAAATAATCATTCAACTGTCTTTTTGCAGAAGTGTAGTTTGAATCAATTTCGAAATACGGAAATTCCCAAAGGTTTGCAAGCAGGCCTTCGCTAGGCCGTTTTCTGATCAAGTACTTTCCGTCAACCGTCCGAAGCACAGCAGAAGCCAATTGAACTTTTTTATTTTTCTTATTTTTCGTTTTGACTGGAAGTTCAGCTTGCACCCCTTCATGAAAGGCCTGACAATGTTCCCGGACCGGACAAAGCAGACACGAAGGGGATGTCGGTGTACAAATGATCGCGCCAAGCTCCATCAACGCCTGATTGAAATCGGATGGATTGTCTTTCGCAATCAGTTCACGGACCGCTTCTTCAAAGATTTTTCGCGTGGCAGGTTTGGCGATATCCTCCCAAATGGAAAGGATCCTGGAAAGGACGCGCATCACATTTCCATCGACTGCCGGTTCCGGGACACCGTAAGCAATGCTCAGAACCGCTCCCGTAGTATAGGGGCCCACGCCTTTCAACTTAGAGATTTCTTTTGCATTATCTGGCACAATGCCGGCGTACGTTTCTTTCACTTCCTTTACAGCTTTATGTAAATTCCGGACCCTTGAATAATAGCCAAGTCCTTCCCATGCTTTCAGCACCTGTTCTTCCTCGGCTTCTGCCAACGCGTTCAGTGTCGGGAATTTCGCCATGAAGTTATTGAAATACGGGATAACCGTATCGACCCTCGTTTGCTGGAGCATGATTTCTGAAACCCATACACGATAAGGGTCTTTATTTTCCCGCCAAGGAAGGATTCTCTGCTCACGTTGAAACCAATCGATTAAATCCCGCTGGAATTGGGATATGTTCACGTTTTCTAGATTCTTCAAAAATATTTTTGTCACTATACTGCCTCCAAGATGTTAAACTCAATGCAAATTAGGGAATAACAATATTATAGGTCTGTAATCATGCCAAAGCATTCCATTTTTTCCACTCCTCCATCGATCATGGAGTCCAACGATCCGAATATCGCATGTTCACGCGAGGTCCTCAGTTTTTTCAAAGCAAAAAAATGCGCTTCTGATGGGACTTGAAACATCTCCAGGACAGAGCACGGATCGTGGTTGGAACGATGCAAAAGGATATGCCCTGCATCGAAGTGAGATAAATTGGCGGCGACCTCCTTGATCGTTTCGTGATATTGTGGAAGGAGATACGCTTTGACTTCATATCGTATACACATTTGAATGGATTTTCCCATTGTACAGAACTCCTTTATACCTTATCATGTTTTGAAATGAATACAAGCTTTCCTACACCGGTAAAATATGTCCTTTTTGCTAAAGGAGGAATTCTTTCTTGGATACTGGTACACACGTTGTCATGGGATTCGCGATCGGCGGATTGGCCACGCTCGATCCCATTGTTGCTGAAAATACAGCCACTGCACACAGCGTCCTGATTGCAGCGCTGATTGGTTCACAGGTTCCCGATATCGATACGGTTCTTAAATTAAGGAATAACGCCGTCTATATACGCAATCACCGGGGGATCACGCATTCCATTCCGGCCGTCTGCCTCTGGCCGCTGGCTATAGTGGCCGTTATATACCCATTGGTTCCGGAGGCAAACTTGCTTCATTTATGGATTTGGACATTTATCGCGGTTTTCCTCCATGTATTTGTCGACATTTTTAATGCCTATGGGACACAGGCATTGCGTCCATTTTCGTCGAAATGGGTCGCATTGG
This genomic interval carries:
- the mutY gene encoding A/G-specific adenine glycosylase, translating into MTKIFLKNLENVNISQFQRDLIDWFQREQRILPWRENKDPYRVWVSEIMLQQTRVDTVIPYFNNFMAKFPTLNALAEAEEEQVLKAWEGLGYYSRVRNLHKAVKEVKETYAGIVPDNAKEISKLKGVGPYTTGAVLSIAYGVPEPAVDGNVMRVLSRILSIWEDIAKPATRKIFEEAVRELIAKDNPSDFNQALMELGAIICTPTSPSCLLCPVREHCQAFHEGVQAELPVKTKNKKNKKVQLASAVLRTVDGKYLIRKRPSEGLLANLWEFPYFEIDSNYTSAKRQLNDYLQKEYSEDAKLENGAFAKLDHVFSHLTWNIEVYAGEVGGDIPQSETLKLVTEEEMQKYTFPVSNQKMWKHYKEKE